Proteins encoded in a region of the Vicia villosa cultivar HV-30 ecotype Madison, WI linkage group LG5, Vvil1.0, whole genome shotgun sequence genome:
- the LOC131607917 gene encoding uncharacterized protein LOC131607917 translates to MSTKNTFTILLSFFSTFIFIFHTTATPTPTPADIHDLLPDYGFPKGILPNNIAFYTISPSGYFTVHLESPCYVRFSDQLVYYNTLITGTLTHGSVSGVSGIQAKMLFIWLTVTGMEVDSRSGMLEFFVGALSKKLPADQFQNLPVCSSKAGKGSGMALVSLFL, encoded by the coding sequence ATGTCCACAAAAAACACATTCACCATTCTCTTAAGTTTCTTCTCaacattcatattcatattccACACAACAGCCACACCCACTCCCACTCCCGCCGACATCCACGACCTCCTCCCCGATTACGGTTTCCCCAAGGGCATCCTTCCCAACAACATCGCCTTCTACACCATCTCCCCATCCGGTTACTTCACCGTCCACCTCGAATCCCCCTGTTACGTTCGCTTCTCCGATCAATTAGTCTACTACAATACCCTCATCACCGGAACCCTCACTCACGGTTCCGTTTCCGGCGTGTCGGGGATCCAGGCCAAGATGCTCTTCATCTGGCTCACTGTCACCGGGATGGAAGTTGATTCACGTTCTGGGATGCTTGAATTCTTCGTCGGAGCTTTGTCGAAGAAACTGCCGGCGGATCAGTTTCAGAATTTGCCGGTGTGCTCTTCAAAGGCGGGTAAAGGATCTGGCATGGCTcttgtttctctttttctttga